In uncultured Desulfuromonas sp., the genomic stretch CCAGAAATTTTCCGATGTCCCTGTTGAAGAATGTCGGGAATGCCAAGGCCCGGTCAAAAAGTTGATCTCCCAGAGTGGTTTTGCGCTCAAAGGGGGAGGCTGGTATGACCAGGGATACTCGGCATCCAAGTCGGCTCCATCCTGCCCTGCTGCGGCCGATGGTAGCTGTGGCGGGTGTCCGAAGGC encodes the following:
- a CDS encoding zinc ribbon domain-containing protein — encoded protein: MPMYEYQCQECGLVFEVRQKFSDVPVEECRECQGPVKKLISQSGFALKGGGWYDQGYSASKSAPSCPAAADGSCGGCPKAS